A genomic region of Micropterus dolomieu isolate WLL.071019.BEF.003 ecotype Adirondacks linkage group LG11, ASM2129224v1, whole genome shotgun sequence contains the following coding sequences:
- the tmem229b gene encoding transmembrane protein 229b, translated as MVTLETPEAPVPLTPLSRWYLYAIHGYFCEVMFTAAWEFVVNCNWKFPGVTSVWALFIYGTCILIVEQMYLKLRSRCPVLLRCIIYTLWTYLWEFGTGLLLRQFNACPWDYSEFRYNFMGLITAEYAVPWFCASFIVERLVIRKTLRLRFHEGLEDGWSNHQSDAGGGGGTVGGGRRRERSRGMGNDANGYLKGE; from the coding sequence ATGGTGACCTTGGAAACCCCAGAGGCTCCTGTACCTCTGACCCCGCTGTCCCGCTGGTACCTCTACGCCATCCATGGCTACTTCTGCGAGGTCATGTTCACAGCGGCCTGGGAGTTTGTGGTAAACTGCAACTGGAAATTCCCTGGCGTGACCAGCGTATGGGCGCTCTTCATCTATGGCACCTGCATCCTCATCGTGGAGCAGATGTACCTGAAGCTGCGCAGCCGCTGCCCCGTGCTGCTGCGCTGCATCATTTACACTTTATGGACGTACCTGTGGGAGTTCGGTACAGGGCTGCTGCTGCGCCAGTTCAACGCCTGCCCCTGGGACTACTCCGAGTTTCGCTACAACTTCATGGGACTGATCACGGCCGAGTACGCCGTGCCTTGGTTCTGCGCGTCCTTCATCGTGGAGCGCTTGGTCATCCGCAAAACTCTGCGGCTGCGCTTCCATGAGGGACTCGAGGATGGTTGGTCAAACCATCAGTCAGATGCTGGGGGTGGAGGAGGAACTGTGGGgggtgggaggaggagagagaggagcagagggatGGGAAATGATGCTAACGGCTACCTTAAAggagaatga